The following coding sequences lie in one Zingiber officinale cultivar Zhangliang chromosome 2B, Zo_v1.1, whole genome shotgun sequence genomic window:
- the LOC122048051 gene encoding subtilisin-like protease 4, protein MTTHTPDFLGLKVGSKGLWDDSKLGSGVIIGVLDTGVTPGHPSYDDEGVPPPPSTWKGSCDLETGCNNKLIGARSMITGWRHPIDEGGHGTHTSATAGGNFVRNASYFGFAKGTAAGMAPRAHLAIYQVCGGDGSCNSADILAGLDVAVKDGVDILSLSLGGRSTPLDQDPIAIGSFAAARKGIFVSCAGGNDGPDYFTLSNEAPWMLTVAASSVDRSFRASVKLPSGKVIPGESLDQPSNFPESYLPLYYSTESPSCDMDPLDDSQRGSIWVCEVELGGLLRVAAFAKSRGARALISISSKTEGATISIRKMDFPGVVLTIQEGSDLISYLNSASNPSASIVFNGTVLGVSPAPVVAYFSSRGPSQATPGILKPDISGPGLNIFAAYIHSRDTPDQYYIISGTSMATPHLSGVAALLKAAHPAWSPAAIRSAIITTADADVFDELLEPALYFAKGAGHVNPNKAVDPGLIYDITDDDYISYICGKFGKEGARNIARGAVDCSKSMTEEKLNYPSILLAPKGRTEAKVTRTVTNVGPAKSSYTVSVSISKTAVSTTVTPTKLTFTELNEQKSFTVSAKWGAGRPPTSGNQLVEGKLTWTSDDGKYVVTSPFVVSALE, encoded by the coding sequence ATGACCACCCACACGCCGGATTTCCTCGGGCTCAAGGTCGGGAGTAAGGGGCTCTGGGACGACTCGAAGCTCGGGAGCGGAGTCATCATTGGAGTTCTCGACACCGGCGTGACGCCCGGCCACCCTTCCTACGACGACGAGGGGGTCCCGCCTCCACCCTCGACGTGGAAGGGATCCTGCGACCTCGAGACCGGTTGCAACAACAAGCTCATCGGAGCCAGGTCGATGATCACCGGTTGGCGTCACCCCATTGACGAGGGCGGCCACGGGACCCACACTTCCGCCACGGCTGGTGGTAACTTCGTCCGAAACGCGAGCTACTTCGGCTTCGCCAAAGGCACTGCCGCCGGAATGGCCCCTCGGGCTCACCTCGCCATCTACCAGGTCTGCGGCGGTGACGGCAGCTGCAATTCTGCCGATATCCTCGCCGGGTTGGACGTAGCTGTCAAGGATGGCGTCGACATCCTTTCTCTCTCGCTCGGTGGCCGTTCCACGCCTCTCGACCAAGATCCTATCGCCATCGGTTCATTCGCGGCGGCAAGGAAGGGCATCTTTGTCAGCTGTGCTGGCGGCAATGATGGACCTGACTACTTCACCCTCTCCAATGAGGCGCCATGGATGCTCACTGTTGCAGCTAGCAGCGTCGATCGAAGCTTCAGGGCCTCCGTGAAGCTTCCCAGTGGGAAGGTAATCCCCGGAGAGTCTCTCGACCAACCTAGCAACTTCCCTGAGAGCTATCTTCCCCTGTACTACTCCACCGAGTCCCCGTCCTGCGACATGGATCctcttgatgatagccagagggGTAGCATCTGGGTATGCGAGGTCGAACTCGGCGGCCTTTTACGTGTAGCGGCGTTTGCCAAGTCCCGCGGAGCCAGGGCATTGATCTCCATTTCCTCAAAGACAGAGGGCGCTACCATCTCGATCAGGAAGATGGACTTTCCCGGAGTAGTGCTCACCATCCAAGAAGGTTCCGACCTCATATCGTATTTGAACTCTGCTTCTAACCCCTCAGCGTCGATCGTCTTCAACGGGACAGTTCTCGGCGTATCCCCTGCCCCCGTTGTGGCTTACTTCTCCTCCCGGGGGCCATCTCAAGCAACACCGGGAATCCTCAAGCCAGACATCTCCGGCCCTGGCCTTAACATCTTCGCAGCCTATATTCATTCCCGTGACACTCCGGATCAGTACTATATTATATCTGGCACGTCCATGGCGACACCTCACCTCAGCGGTGTCGCCGCGCTCTTAAAGGCCGCACATCCTGCATGGTCACCAGCAGCTATCAGGTCGGCAATCATCACCACGGCAGACGCTGACGTCTTTGACGAGTTACTTGAGCCGGCGCTCTATTTCGCCAAGGGCGCAGGACACGTCAACCCTAACAAAGCTGTCGATCCCGGTCTTATTTATGACATCACTGACGATGACTATATCTCCTACATCTGCGGAAAATTTGGCAAAGAAGGCGCAAGAAATATTGCGCGCGGAGCCGTGGACTGCTCGAAGAGCATGACCGAAGAAAAGCTCAACTACCCGTCAATTTTGCTAGCCCCCAAAGGCAGGACGGAGGCTAAAGTGACCCGGACGGTCACGAACGTTGGACCAGCAAAATCGAGCTACACGGTGTCAGTGAGCATATCGAAGACTGCTGTGTCGACTACTGTCACCCCCACTAAATTGACGTTCACTGAGCTGAACGAGCAGAAGTCATTCACTGTGAGCGCAAAATGGGGTGCCGGCAGACCTCCCACTTCCGGTAATCAATTAGTGGAGGGAAAGCTGACTTGGACCTCCGATGATGGTAAGTATGTGGTGACCAGCCCATTTGTCGTCTCCGCCCTGGAGTGA